The Hermetia illucens chromosome 2, iHerIll2.2.curated.20191125, whole genome shotgun sequence genomic interval aaaagcatctCTTGAAGctgattttaatgaaattactAAACTCCTTGCGattccacaaacaaaaaagatcaaTTGATTTCATAGGCTCTGCATTGAAATTTATTACTGGCACTCCTGATCATAGTGACTGGACAATACTTCAAGAAAAACAatctagattgcttatagcggaaaatcaacaaaatgagACCAATACAGAACTCACTGCAAAAATTAACGAATTAACCACTCAAATTAATACGATTCAACGTAATTCCATTAGGGTGGAAAATTCTGCAAGTTCCAGCCTATTTCAACTAATCTCAATAAGAAATGAAAGAGCAATAGGTCTATTAGATAATGTCGTCTACTCTATTATTTTAGCAAATTATGAAATAAGAGATTTGATTAATTCAAACGTTACTATTAGTCTAAATGATTTAATGACAGCCTCACAAGTTAAAGTCTATTCCGACGAaagcatattaaaatatttaattaaaattccaaaaattgaggaaatctgTCCATTAGTAAAAGTTTCTCCCGtagttcaaaataataataataatcgttggcgcaacaatccatgttggatcagggccttgaagtgtgttagagcacttcattcaagaccgtaacggtacactaggaggcaatgtggtcagcattgcgctcgcccgagattattaccctgatttgactcaggtactcattcacagctgagtcgactggtatccgacgtcaaatcacgatacaaattccactgccaccagtgagatttgaaccgcgaccttccgtacgacagccttgcgctctaaccactcagctatccggacactattatatatattacgATATATTACGAGAATACAATACTCATCAACGACAACAATGCAAGGATCATCGAGAACGGTAGCGAGATGGCTACTAACGGAACTTTACTCCTTATTCACTCGAATGACGTACACATAAATGGCACGCTATATCTAGTAACACCCAGGAAGCCGACAATGGAACCACAGACACCGAGCGTTTTCAACCTAAAGAGTTTACAAAGGATCGATCAAATGACAGACCAGTTTGAAGCAAAAAAAACAAGTAACTGGCTTGTAGCTGCTATTTTCGGATTTACAATGTTGACAATGACGGGATCAGTGTGCTACTGCAGGTACAAGCGCCGCGAGAATCATGAGGTCATCATACCCCCAGTCCAATTCAACAACGACGAGAGAATGCagctcatcctgaaaaccatcaatagcaacTTACaacagattcgggacgaatctgCTTAAGAGGGGGAGTAGTCATAGTCGACGAAGCAGATGCCAACCATCTGCAATTCAATAGATAACAATGTCTGtagtccttcctggaataacatcccattagataaataaatccccgaccttcctggaataatatcccattagataaataattccccgaccttccaggaacattatcaccatgggtaataaaagtctgaacccatatagtaattaagatcacaggtcatagggaaacatggtttgtatagtttccctgtgttaaagataagaaccatgggtcacaaggaaatatgtgttgtatatttccctgtcgactcattagtaaataagacgaagtatttaaggaggtgtagaaacggagatcagcagttcctcgagtactaccagagcgtaagcactctggccctcgtgaatgaataaaaaagtataaaacaaatatcgtttcatttgttaACCCATTTGTCAACTGTTATTTGTTAACTCACTTATCAAattagtgaagttagttatgtccGCCAATCTTCTCGCAACAATATGGCTGCTAGCTgtgaatatcaaattaaatctgTGTTTTCGCGTCTGCAACATCAAGATAATGGTAATCTTTTACATAAAATGTGGCTATTACTGCAAATAtcataattcaaattaaattaaaatcttactattattaacaaacctgCCGGGTGTTAAATTTGCTTTTTTGGATCAAATTGGTACCCCTTAGGAGATGTCAACGGATATCCACTACTAGTTATGTAGAAATGAaagcatcgtgtacccaaacattattacttaaaatatcaacaaaatcatTCATACCTGACGCaccgagcttcccgtttccgacttgttcaacaTTCAGCACAAAATCGAATATTTCAAGCTCCCAATAACCAGTGTATTATATTATACCATAAATCGCGGGTCAATTTCGGGCAATcataattattaatattatttcttacCACATTAATAACATAAATGAGTAGAGCGCTTTTATATTACTACTACCTGTGAATGCAAAATTAAAGCTGTGAACGTGACAACACTTTTCACATgtgcaacatcaaatattacattgctattactgcaaatattaaaattgaaattatctgaGACGATTGCAAATGACGTCGAAACTTCAACAGTTGAAGAGTGATAAACACTTGTTTCAGTAGAACCATTTTTACTTTCATTATATTCTTTCAAGTATTTCTTCAGGATCGCGATGAATTTTTTGAGGCAACTATCACTGTTTATACGATccagataaaataaatttgtatattcCATATTAAGCATTTGTCGGATATGAAGCTCCTCACGGCATTGTTAAAAGCTTTCTTCCGTTAATTTCACAATTATGCCGAATTCAACTTCTGGGAATATGACTCGATGCCACAAGTTTATACAACAAACCGGAGGGAAAACGTTATTATGATGAATATTATCCCAATAGATTTGTATAACGAACTTGAAACAGGATATATATGAAGATAAATTTGTGTAATCGTTAATTAGTTTGAAGATTCCAGAAAACCAAACGAATtcagaaattcaagaaaaacacaGCCCAACGTATTATTCATTGTAACGGTATTCGAATCCACGAAACACTTTCAATTGCTGGATTTTTAAAACCAAAGTGCAATTTGTCGTAGAGCACCTTTAATAAGTTCTCTCAAAAAGTTTCTTACCTATTTCCCACCATACAATAAACAACTCCATGCATACAACCACATACACATGTTGTGATTGGCTATTGAATTCACCTCACTAAACGGAAACGTCATGTTACGTAAAAGTTAGTACGTTGCAAGGTTTACGTGAAGGAATGGGCCCTATAGGCCCATTCACCATCACTCGGAAACCTCGCGGTGTGGACGGAGGGCGTACCGTTTGAGATTGGCATCGAACCACGAGCATTATGTCAGTTTTTGATCGCCTTCGCATTGTGACTTGAAAACACGGGGACGAAATCTCAAATCAGCTGAgaaacaaagcaaatatttcatgAAATCACATTGCAAacaatacatacaattacataaaatatttcctaaataattagcTCCTCAAAGTTCCGTTTTGGCAGCCCCTGGAAAAATTTTTAGCGCGGCCGTCGTGCGTGCACACCGCATGGCTTGCGAGTGATATCGACACGCAGCCATAACAGGATCTTGGAGTTCCCATATGCTAAACTCTTATCCTGGATTTGCGATGCGCATAATGAGATGTCAGTTTACGTATTGCACTTATTGTAAACCGGTCGTAAGAGTCAAGGAAATGCCAGCTCCTACATCATATTTGTCCTCTAGTGAGGTGAATTCACAGCCAAGCGGAACGTAACGAGAGTAATCTCTTAATTAACTTGGAAGTTAGAGTCTAAATAGTTTTCATAACTTGGGGCCAAAAGGTAATCAAGCAGAATGTTCATGGAAAAGTCAATGATAGTGAAGCGATAGTGAAATCACTTAAATGGATCAATCGGTGAGGGTGAGAATGAAATCACTTAAGTAGAACGAAATATTGATCATATCCGATCAATTAGAAATCAATTAGGTCAAAGTGTGGAATGAAATCTTCATCTCAAAGATTATTGGAATCAATTAATAGAAATTGATGGGAGGAATGATTATTCAAAGATTTTACGATCACTTCATTGGATCAAGAGCAGTCTAGAAATGTGAGGAACGATGGATGACGTAACTTGCCCTTCCATAATGGGTATCGCGTCCTCGTGATCCTCATTGATATCTACCATGATATTTGCATTGTTTATCTTTGTTTTACAACAAAAGTATATTATTGGCAAAATAATCAATATTGCGGTAATGATGGCAATATCTGTTATAATGCTTGTCCAGGTAATTGTTTTGGATTTAAAATTTATCTCTTCTAGGTTTTCCAAATGTTTATGATGAACGTACTACAAAGTCAAATTACTATATTCCCCACAGCTTATATTCCTAATTACATTGGGTAGTATGACGTTATTTTCAATGTAGTATATTTGGTTCTTAAACGTAAGGTTATTTAGATTTATTTGAGAATTTGCGTATTTAATCAAATTATGtcgtggtaatataatattttggtctttatcatttaaattttttgttacaatgatatttttcatttatttgtccGACTTACTTGAAGGAGCGATCTTTCCATTCCCTAAGTGGGGTGAACTCAGACcaaaaacggatcgatgaatgatttCGATGGCAACGCATGGTAAACACGTCAAtggtctttggcaaccatttatcaatttatatttgtcgaacagatggctgtgtgctggagagctctttgctaagacgaagggatttatgtgtgctattcgggtcggcgtggtcgccacccgagtttaTGAAAAAGGGTGGcgaacgaccaatgcagaatatATGGTTCGGCActggagacgttggaccatcttatttctggttGCACTATAATGGCGGCGGTGCAATACacaatgctgcatgtaaagtgaTTAACCGAAGctttgcatacaaacatggaatgatgacgggaacatgtccggtttactgatatgagcccCAGGCACTACCTAATCGTCCTGTTTAGAGTATGTGTTGTTAAAACAAACCCGATGTCCTTTTAGTTCAGAGACGGGTCGTTCTGCGcacattattgatattgctataccccaaaacagcaacattgaacggaagtacGTGGGGAATACGGTGAACTATGAGGCACTTgtttggaaatcaaagaaatttggcgtctcgagcggttgGTTGTAGATGCCATAATGCATGTATTGTACcaaaatccctcatggcttcctcTGATGTCCTGGAACTATGCAAAAATATACCATTCCACATTCATGCTCGagattgcggggagttctcgacggattcttccattcacctaccaccggccaccaccaccagcgctcctttaTCTTTGAAGTAGGTGGGATggtcagagcctaaatgcttggcgctTAGTGGCAGTATTATATGAAATCCGTAACTTGCCCAGATTGTGAAACctctagaaaataaataaataatgagaaGAGTCTTTTTATAGTTATTTGTTTTTGCAAGTTAGAAGTGGTATCATGAATTTTTTTAATCCACTAATGTCAAGCAGATAAGAAACTAGCGTTGATCTTATTCAACCACTTCTTGCCCATCGCTCTCGAGCACTTATCAAattagtgaagttagttatgtccGAAAATCTTCTCGCAACAATATGGCTGCTAGCTgtgaatatcaaattaaatctgTGTTTTCGCGTCTGCAACATCAAGATAATGGTAATCTTTTACATAAAATGTGGCTATTACTGCAAATATCATAAgtctaattaaattaaaatcttactattattaacaaacctgCCGGGTGTTAGAGTTGCTTCTTTCGGGTCAAATTGGTACCCCTTAGGAGATGTCAACGGATATCCACTACTAGTTATGTAGAAATTAAAGCATTCATTCACCATCACTCGGAAACCTCGCGGTGTGGACGGAGGGCGTACCGTTTGAGATTGGCATCGAACCACGAGCATTATGTCAGTTTTTGATCGCCTTCGCATTGTGACTTAAAAACACGGGGACGAAATCTCAAATCAGCTGAgaaacaaagcaaatatttcatgAAATCACATTGCAAacaatacatacaattacataaaatatttcctaaataattagcTCCTCAAAGTTCCGTTTTG includes:
- the LOC119647952 gene encoding uncharacterized protein LOC119647952 isoform X1; this encodes MRRRSKTDIMLVVRCQSQTVRPPSTPRGFRVMVNECFNFYITSSGYPLTSPKGYQFDPKEATLTPGRGFTIWASYGFHIILPLSAKHLGSDHPTYFKDKGALVVVAGGR
- the LOC119647952 gene encoding uncharacterized protein LOC119647952 isoform X3, whose protein sequence is MRRRSKTDIMLVVRCQSQTVRPPSTPRGFRVMVNECFNFYITSSGYPLTSPKGYQFDPKEATLTPGRRENTDLI
- the LOC119647952 gene encoding uncharacterized protein LOC119647952 isoform X2, which codes for MRRRSKTDIMLVVRCQSQTVRPPSTPRGFRVMVNECFNFYITSSGYPLTSPKGYQFDPKEATLTPGSNSHILCKRLPLS